The DNA window CTGTTGATCGACGATATCGTACTGTACGAAGCAGCCGCGCCAGACGAACGGCGGCCCTTCCCCGACCGCATTTTGTTCACCGGCGGTTTTGATACAGGCAAGCAGGGAGCTGAATGGCCGGGCGACTTTGAAATCGCCGCGCACGCTTCTCCCCGCACCTGGAGGTACGCGCGTTCCGTCGACCAGAATGGACAGGCGGTGATTCGCCTGAACCTGCGTGGGCAGCGGGCCGGAGCGGAAAGGTTGCGGCTGCGGTTCGATTACTGGGCGAGCGCCGCCGCGAAGCTTGATGTTTCTTTACACAACCAGGCAGAACCGGCCGGCTATCGGGCGGCCTCGATTACGCTCCCGGCCCAGACCTGGGGCGTCGCTTATGGGGATTTTGCGGCCGAGTCGGCTGACGATCCTGCGACTGTCGACGAGCTGCTTTTTCGGCTCCCCGCAGGGGTCGAACTTCGCCTGGATAATGTGCTGCTTTACGTTCCAGGGAAGTAGCTGATTGCCTGGCGTTGGGACACGGAAGGGTCCTGATGTCCACTCTCCTGGCGGAACCAGCTGAGGGGTTGCAGACTAAGCTTCGATCCACAAATATAATCCCTGCCGAGGTTTACCGACGCTGTCCGCCGCCCAGTGGGCGACAGCAAGAGGAAGTGCGCAACAACCCGTCGCGAATGCGAATCGGCGGCTTTCTTGTTGCGACCGACATCAGAAAGGGATCGAAATCATGAAGAGAATGGTGACGGAATCGGTCATTTTCAGCGTGATGTGTTCCGCCAAGAGCAGGTTCTGTTTAAACGTGCGGGTGCAGATGGAAAACGTGCACACCCATCCCGCGACGGCTGGAACTATCACTTCCCCACCGGCGAAGTCGCTTCGTACGACGCAGAGCAAATGATGTTCACTCCGATGAAAACCACGATGGAGCCCTAAGCTGCGGCATGCCTGCCGCCGGGCTTCCGATGCGACCGTTATTCCTTTGCGGGGGCAAGCAGTATGGACATTCAGATTCGCTGCGGTCAAAAGGCCGATCTGCAGGCAATCAAATCGCTGACGATTGCCTGCTTTGAAGGCGTCAGTCTGGAGCAGGACGTCGAGCGCTCGCTGGGCGTTTTGAACGGCCGCGACTGGCGCTGGAGGAAAATGCGGCACATCGACGACGATGTGGCCGCCCACGCAGAGGGACTGTTTGTCGCCGTTTGCGATACAACCCTGGTGGGGTATGTCAGCACCCGGATCGATGCTGAGGCGGGCAAAGGCCGCATTGTGAATCTGGCGGTCGATCCCCAGCACCAGGGCGCTGGTCTGGGGCGGCGGTTGATTGAATTCGCCCTGGATTACTTCCGTGCCGCCGGGCTCAGCTACGCTGTGATCGAAACCATGGCTCAGAATCCGATCGGCCAGCACTTATATCCGGCGTGCGGCTTCCAGGAAGTCGCACGCCAGGTGCATTACGCCCAGCGATTGGATTAGCGGGCCATTTGCTAGCACTTTTCTGAGTCTGGGACAGGGGCGATGCTGCGCTCTTGCACAGCCTCCGCCTAAGTTCTGGGCAAGGGGGTGGCTGAAAAAATCGCACCGATCAAAAATTGCCCTTTTATAAAAAAGGGGATTCACTTATATCTGGTGGGGTCGCAGCACGCCTTCTTGACGGCGACATGAACGACTTCTTTGATTCCCGGCGTGCCGCTGCGTTGAACAAAAAACAACGCGAAGAAGGAAGCTTTGGCCGCTCGGCCGCGCTGCAAAGCTGCAGCACAACTGCCGAACTGGGCGGAGCTTTCGACGCGAGCCCCTGTCGTACGTCCTGCTTTCCGGTCCGCCGGCAAGAAGCATGCGGGACGTGATTTTTCGCCCTGGCCAGACCCCGTTTGGCTGCTTGCCTGCGTTGCCAGGAGATGTCCTGGCTGCGTGGCTTCCTGGTGGAAGTCGCGGGCGGAAAGAGCGATTCGGCGCGGGATTCGCATAGGCGTTGTGATAGCTTCCAGGCTTAAAAAGGCGGCACGCTTCGTCTGGCCTGGCAGCCAGGAAGTCACTGTTGCAGGGATCGCAACTCTTTCGCCAAGGAGGCTTCAAATGCCATTCGTTCTCGCCTGCGCACTCCTGGTTCTTTCCTCGGGACCTGAACTGGCCGAAGAAATCGTCGTTTCGGAAGCGGTGGATCTGGCCGAAGTCAATCACTTTTACGATGAAAACGGAAAGCTTGTTTTCGACCAGGTGATCTTCTACGACTGGTCTGACGACGAAAGCCGCTACCACGTAAGAGCATGGCGTCTGCTCAAACATGCGTCCCAGTTTCCGCAACGGAACTGGTCCCTGGGCGGATACGAATCCGTCTGGCGCGATGGCGACGTGCTCCGCAGCGTGCGGGCTAGCGCCTTCCGCGAAACCTGGACCCAGCATGATCCGGAACTGCTGGAACGGGCCGCCCTGCCGAAAGAGCAACGGAAAGAACTTCGCACGGTCGGCGTCCAGGCGCTCAGTCGCTTGCGGCATTAATCAGTCGCTTGCGGGATTCAACGGGTCGCCGCACACGCGCTTCGTATGAGGCCAACTGGCTCGCGAAGTGAGTGCGAAAAAGGTCCTCCGTTCTGACAGGCGGACTGTGTGACGTACTTGTGTCGTTGTGGCATGATTTGACACGCGGTCCAGCGGGGTTCGTTACGGCGGGTCGATCGGGGCGGCGCCAGGCGGCGGAGTGCCTCCGCCTTTCTGGACATAACTGGAGCGGGCGGCCGCGTACTCGGCGGGCGTTGGCAAGTCGGGAACGCCGCCTTGCTGGGACTCCTCGAACATCTTCCGCAGGAACGGTCGACACCAGCCGCAACCGGTGCCGGCTCCAAAACAGTCCGCCAGTTGCCCAGGGCGACGCGGCTTTTCAATGCGAAGATAGTTCGCCACCTTGCGTCGGGTGACATGAAAGCACAGGCACAGTTCGTCGTCGAGTTCCATCGGGAAACCTCGTGGAGCAGGCGGAAGCCAGGGCGTTCTGGCTGCGGCGGGACGATCCGTTACGCCGGGCGGACGACACGCCTGAATAATGGCGACTTACCAGACGACTTCGACTTCAGCGCCGACATCGACACCCAGGCGAGTCAACGCATTGCCGTTGACGATCGAAATTTCAAGCATATTGCGCGAGCCCAGCAGGGCGACAAACGCCAGCGGCGGTTGATTCTTGTAGGTGCGCGACAGACCCGCAATTTCCGCCTTGCCGCAGCGCACCCGAGCGCTGGACGGCACGCCGTGTTCCTGCAGGAGGGAACGGCTGATATCGGTGATCAGGTTGCCGAACGTGTCAAAGCTGACGACCGTTCCAACCAGTCGATTCCGTTCTACGCGGACCTGGGGCCATTCAATTTCGACCAGCTTGGACAGGGGTTCTCCCAGTCGTTGCGGGTCGTGTCCCAGGCTCAGATAGGCGGCCGCGGGAGCCATGATATCGCGGCCATGAAAAGTCGAAGAGACTTCCGACAGCCAGTACTCGCGGTTCTGTAACGCGATGATCCGCACCGGCGGATACCGCATGGCGACCCGCCCCAGCAGGCCGTTGTCGGGCGCAATGAAGTACTGCTGGTTCATCCTTACACAGACAATTTCCCGATCGGTTCCCACGCCCGGGTCGACCACGGCGACGTGGATGGTTTCGGCCGGGAAGCGGCCCACGGCCTGCTCCAGGGCGCAGGCCCCGTCGCGGATATCCTGGGGCCGAACGGAGTGCGTCAGATCGACCAGATTGGCTTCGGCGTTGAGCGTGAGGATGACGCC is part of the Lignipirellula cremea genome and encodes:
- a CDS encoding GNAT family N-acetyltransferase, producing MDIQIRCGQKADLQAIKSLTIACFEGVSLEQDVERSLGVLNGRDWRWRKMRHIDDDVAAHAEGLFVAVCDTTLVGYVSTRIDAEAGKGRIVNLAVDPQHQGAGLGRRLIEFALDYFRAAGLSYAVIETMAQNPIGQHLYPACGFQEVARQVHYAQRLD
- a CDS encoding (2Fe-2S)-binding protein, whose protein sequence is MELDDELCLCFHVTRRKVANYLRIEKPRRPGQLADCFGAGTGCGWCRPFLRKMFEESQQGGVPDLPTPAEYAAARSSYVQKGGGTPPPGAAPIDPP
- a CDS encoding SAM hydrolase/SAM-dependent halogenase family protein, which gives rise to MARPLITLLTDFGDGSPYVAEMKGVILTLNAEANLVDLTHSVRPQDIRDGACALEQAVGRFPAETIHVAVVDPGVGTDREIVCVRMNQQYFIAPDNGLLGRVAMRYPPVRIIALQNREYWLSEVSSTFHGRDIMAPAAAYLSLGHDPQRLGEPLSKLVEIEWPQVRVERNRLVGTVVSFDTFGNLITDISRSLLQEHGVPSSARVRCGKAEIAGLSRTYKNQPPLAFVALLGSRNMLEISIVNGNALTRLGVDVGAEVEVVW